Proteins found in one Quercus robur chromosome 2, dhQueRobu3.1, whole genome shotgun sequence genomic segment:
- the LOC126712419 gene encoding thaumatin-like protein 1: MDLIISLIVLLTFCRGISGATFTLLNKCDYTVWPGILANAGSSKLDSTGFELGSGGSRTLQAPPNWSGRFWGRTGCTFDPNTGQGSCTTGDCGSNQVECNGGGQKPPATLAEFTVGSGTQDFYDVSLVDGYNLPLIIDPSGGSGNCLSVGCVTDLNRQCPNELRFGNGSACNSACGALGSDEYCCRGAYGSPNTCKPSSYSEMFKTACPRAYSYAYDDATSTFTCTSADYTITFCPSSTSQKAATNTPPTTTTSTTNSSGTESGEVPMETNSSWLPIFATGDSSKTLSSCTLLILTLTSFLFLFLLNS, encoded by the exons ATGGATCTTATTATCAGCCTCATAGTCTTGCTGACATTTTGTAGAG GCATATCTGGGGCTACATTTACATTATTAAACAAGTGTGACTATACAGTATGGCCAGGAATTCTCGCCAATGCAGGTAGCTCCAAATTAGATAGCACAGGGTTCGAACTCGGGTCAGGCGGGTCTCGGACCCTCCAAGCCCCACCAAACTGGTCAGGAAGATTCTGGGGCAGAACCGGTTGTACATTCGACCCAAACACCGGTCAAGGAAGCTGCACCACCGGTGACTGCGGGTCCAACCAGGTCGAATGCAACGGTGGAGGCCAAAAACCACCGGCAACTCTGGCGGAATTCACAGTCGGGTCGGGTACCCAAGACTTCTACGACGTGAGTCTAGTTGACGGGTACAATTTGCCTTTGATTATTGACCCGAGTGGCGGGTCGGGTAATTGCTTGTCAGTCGGGTGTGTGACCGACTTGAACCGACAGTGCCCGAATGAGTTACGGTTCGGGAACGGTTCGGCATGTAATAGTGCGTGTGGTGCTTTAGGGAGCGATGAGTACTGCTGCCGTGGCGCGTATGGTTCTCCGAACACTTGTAAGCCGTCGAGTTACTCGGAGATGTTTAAAACGGCGTGTCCAAGAGCGTATAGCTACGCTTATGATGATGCCACCAGTACATTTACATGTACATCAGCTGATTATACCATTACATTCTGCCCTTCATCCACAAG TCAAAAAGCTGCAACAAATACACCTCCCACAACCACAACAAGCACAACAAATAGCTCTGGAACCGAGTCAGGGGAGGTGCCAATGGAGACCAACAGCTCTTGGTTACCAATCTTTGCTACTGGAGACTCATCCAAGACCCTCTCTTCTTGTACTTTACTCATTCTTACATTGACTtcctttctcttcctcttcttgctTAActcttag